The Salvelinus sp. IW2-2015 unplaced genomic scaffold, ASM291031v2 Un_scaffold4405, whole genome shotgun sequence genome includes a window with the following:
- the LOC112077248 gene encoding LOW QUALITY PROTEIN: serine/threonine-protein kinase LMTK1 (The sequence of the model RefSeq protein was modified relative to this genomic sequence to represent the inferred CDS: deleted 1 base in 1 codon) has translation LVSTSRNSFPLLEHFSQDSFHSDSGDDILTVTETSYGGLNFEYKWEQARAEQPYCSSSTSGPLGQGNPHYQDVYYPVGNTSTSGSCKGDGGGGGLALGVSPSYYESDHSGSGSGSGVGVVPVLSAHSPSVGSEYYIRIEEPVGCNINLDDSVVDYSPGLAAEDGSLSSGSRTPQPQSQSQSQPSAYWSAAAGDSSGGKHSTYDSDNSPAVSLTMEPLLRQTASTASPVELGRSHQYFSPNQRQAFYCEQSPIRETCCQSPEDTPIMSQLNLHHPMGRLETPLGVGSSHSQCLSSPSLGHCDPYLEASQGFTTTARRTVSEGYYDMMGPLRKTLPMANHISIDVETGDGGLLVGGRRRGESDTRDIDDGDLFSEKEATNWTSNHSANNNSMTFDLRQTGQSQDSCLDLHYTNTTTHSSTVTGSCNSSNMCQQHSSRAFSYMEATGGESAVLSSSSRPSEGSSATTYSHLCHGARDKPVCLSDHSTLDHLRGDAVDSLSSSSVAVKCVNLKGSVKDSVPTTKTTTTVSVEGHSKNPSLITGERQFSDPKMIXEPGYIQSPSTYMELDNRTGLSTKAVLTEKQGGNVWEIPSHVKDIRGPAEVMSGGVGERRLGMGLAHPEGYCWSRSGPVLRLAEGGQRVGDGRSFQHQPSGHQQLYGYDTENNESPEFILKEGGGNGEFLLDCEGNEQQHPVLSGSHLARGGVAWARSDQMVLQQVDLGDGVGVTLCTSSSSGCTELQLKGLSDKNPLMDSAYFSDYDAENERVPRMKGVMGVPVVVSDSSGARNLRSLLKMPTLLTQSFCDKLDRKKKAVSFFDDVTVFLFDQESPTGELADFTFPPGAESSGQASGGENPNRPPPPPHHGPPPPPPDRAPHASEDSDCNMSEDGGGFEWEDDIPLMTSPLSSPSTAEPPVSDPIPVPAAKPPEDKPVAVTAASQFSRFSVSRSRFLITHVPNPDMNSGGSSDDGERQ, from the exons CTTGTTTCCACCTCCCGCAACTCCTTCCCCCTCCTAGAACACTTCTCCCAGGACAGCTTCCACTCCGACAGCGGTGACGACATCCTGACCGTGACAGAGACCAGCTATGGTGGGCTCAACTTTGAGTACAAGTGGGAGCAGGCGAGAGCTGAGCAGCCATACTGTTCCTCATCRACCAGCGGGCCTCTGGGCCAGGGCAACCCTCACTACCAGGACGTATACTACCCCGTCGGGAACACCTCCACCTCGGGCAGCTGTAAAGGGGACGGAGGGGGTGGAGGGCTTGCTCTGGGGGTCTCCCCATCCTACTACGAGTCCGACCACTCCGGATCGGGGTCGGGGTCGGGGGTCGGGGTGGTGCCGGTGTTGAGCGCTCACAGCCCTTCCGTCGGCAGTGAGTACTACATCCGTATTGAGGAGCCGGTGGGGTGTAATATCAACCTGGATGATAGTGTGGTTGACTACAGCCCCGGGTTGGCGGCTGAGGATGGCAGCCTCTCCTCAGGGAGCAGAACCCCAcagccccagtcccagtcccagtcccagcccaGTGCCTACTGGTCAGCAGCAGCAGGCGACAGCAGTGGGGGTAAACACAGTACCTATGACTCTGACAATAGCCCGGCCGTGTCCCTGACCATGGAGCCTCTCCTGAGACAGACAGCCAGCACAGCCAGTCCCGTGGAGCTGGGGCGGTCCCACCAGTACTTCTCACCCAATCAGAGACAGGCTTTCTACTGTGAACAGTCGCCCATTCGAGAGACGTGTTGCCAATCACCAGAGGACACGCCCATAATGTCCCAGCTGAACCTGCATCATCCAATGGGGAGGCTGGAAACCCCTCTGGGGGTGGGGTCCTCCCACTCCCAGTGCCTGAGTAGCCCTAGTCTGGGACACTGTGACCCCTACCTCGAGGCTAGCCAAGGCTTCACCACCACAGCCAGGAGGACGGTTAGTGAAGGCTACTATGACATGATGGGTCCCCTCAGAAAGACTCTACCCATGGCTAACCATATTAGCATCGACGTGGAGACAGGGGACGGGGGACTTTTGGTGgggggcaggaggagaggagaaagtgacACTCGGGACATCGACGATGGTGATCTCTTCTCTGAGAAAGAAGCCACCAACTGGACCTCCAACCACTCYGCCAATAACAACAGCATGACTTTTGACCTTAGGCAGACGGGCCAATCACAGGACAGCTGTCTGGACCTCCATTACACCAACACCACYACACACTCCTCTACTGTAACAGGCTCGTGTAACAGTAGCAACATGTGCCAGCAGCACAGCTCCAGAGCCTTCAGCTATATGGAGGCCACAGGGGGAGAGAgcgctgtcctctcttcctctagcaGACCCAGTGAGGGCAGTAGTGCTACTACATATAGTCACCTGTGTCACGGAGCTAGAGATAAACCTGTGTGTCTCTCAGACCACTCTACCCTAGATCATCTAAGAGGTGATGCTGTtgactctctctccagctcttctGTTGCTGTCAAGTGTGTTAACCTCAAAGGTAGTGTAAAGGACAGCGTCCCCACCACCAAAACTACAACTACGGTGTCTGTAGAGGGACACAGTAAAAACCCATCTCTGATTACAGGAGAGAGGCAATTCTCTGATCCCAAGATGATCCRAGAACCAGGCTATATCCAATCCCCGTCCACATACATGGAGCTTGACAATCGCACAGGCCTCAGCACTAAGGCAGTCCTGACAGAGAAACAGGGGGGTAATGTTTGGGAGATACCTTCACATGTTAAAGACATTAGAGGTCCAGCGGAGGTGATGTCTGGTGGTGTGGGGGAGAGGAGGCTGGGGATGGGGTTGGCCCACCCTGAAGGGTACTGCTGGAGCCGGTCGGGTCCTGTGTTGAGGCTAGCAGAGGGTGGACAGAGGGTTGGAGATGGCCGGTCATTCCAGCATCAGCCTAGTGGACATCAGCAACTGTA TGGCTACGACACAGAGAACAATGAAAGCCCAGAGTTCATCCTAAAGGAGGGAGGTGGGAATGGGGAGTTCCTATTGGACTGCGAAGGAAACGAGCAACAACACCCAGTCCTCAGTGGGAGCCACCTGGCCCGCGGTGGGGTAGCCTGGGCGAGGTCGGACCAGATGGTCCTTCAGCAAGTGGACCTGGGTGATGGGGTTGGGGTCACTCTGtgtacctcttcctcctctggctGCACTGAGCTGCAGCTAAAGGGACTAAGTGACAAGAATCCGTTAATGGACTCTGCCTACTTCTCTGACTACGACGCGGAGAATGAGAGGGTCCCCAGGATGAAGGGA GTGATGGGGGTGCCGGTGGTGGTGAGCGATAGTAGTGGGGCCAGAAACCTCCGCAGCCTCCTCAAGATGCCTACGCTCCTCACACAGTCCTTCTGTGACAAGCTAGACAGGAAGAAGAAAGCCGTGTCCTTCTTTGATGACGTCACCGTCTTCCTGTTCGACCAG GAGAGCCCCACAGGAGAGCTGGCTGACTTCACGTTTCCCCCAGGAGCAGAGTCCAGCGGCCAGGCCTCGGGCGGGGAGAACCCC AaccgaccaccaccaccaccccaccatgGGCCACCACCTCCACCCCCGGACAGGGCACCACACGCCTCAGAGGACTCTGATTGCAACATGTCAGAAGACG GTGGTGGGTTTGAGTGGGAGGATGACATCCCATTGATGACCAGCCCGTTGTCCAGCCCGTCTACAGCTGAGCCACCGGTCTCCGATCCCATCCCGGTCCCTGCTGCCAAGCCTCCCGAGGACAAGCCGgtagcagtaacagcagcatcACAGTTCTCCCGTTTCAGCGTGTCCCGCTCCCGCTTCCTCATCACACACGTCCCCAATCCAGACATGAACTCTGGAG GGAGCAGTGACGATGGAGAGAGGCAGTGA
- the LOC139026315 gene encoding uncharacterized protein, producing MEWWCLTLPQVPLPPRTPARASPCWPLPPSDGGLLAKESAPDDAVGLESEHSGEEPASGCSSTMVSEGSSTVQEASARHPDQENHHRASDDDYSPIQSLGSDSTIDYREEVMKEKEEDGEGEQGSTEEDMPEFNQVDEDGENGERGGEEEEYEELEEENEEEKAGYSRHQNGPVGFLTSSPSLLSCSPSLQELCREVERRAPLTEGEESDDSESEGSCGATTSGGAERGGQ from the coding sequence atggAGTGGTGGTGTTTGACACTACCACaggttcctctccctcctcggaCCCCGGCCCGCGCCTCTCCATGCTGGCCCCTTCCCCCCTCAGATGGGGGGCTGCTGGCCAAAGAGTCCGCCCCTGACGATGCTGTAGGCCTGGAGTCTGAGCACAGCGGCGAGGAGCCGGCATCTGGGTGCAGCTCCACCATGGTGTCTGAGGGTTCCTCCACAGTGCAGGAGGCTTCAGCCAGACACCCTGACCAGGAGAACCATCACAGGGCCTCAGACGATGACTACTCCCCCATCCAGTCCCTGGGCTCCGACTCTACCATagactacagagaggaggtgatgaaagagaaggaggaggacggggagggagagcagggatcTACTGAGGAGGACATGCCAGAGTTTAATCAGGTCGACgaggatggagagaatggagagagaggaggagaagaggaggagtatgaggagttagaggaggagaacgaagagGAGAAGGCTGGCTACAGCAGACACCAGAACGGTCCTGTTGGCTTCCTCACCTCATCTCCATCgctcctctcctgctccccctCACTCCAGGAGCTGTGTCGGGAGGTGGAGAGGCGAGCTCCTCTAACAGAGGGGGAGGAGTCAGACGACAGTGAGTCAGAGGGGAGCTGCGGAGCTACAACCTCAGGAGGAGCTGAGCGAGGAGGACAGTGA